In Candidatus Nitrosarchaeum limnium SFB1, the following proteins share a genomic window:
- a CDS encoding NADH dehydrogenase (ubiquinone) 30 kDa subunit translates to MSSDSETEQIETTSDDQPESAKPDSKPAKEIELPKFEKDLADKIVEKFGTKTKIAFVKPDRVGINVGKDDIKEVAEFLRDALNFDHVESVSGVDYPQDKEIEVVYHLGSYTDSSLSRQILVLATRAQREENPIPGNDSTKLPSLREIFYSVEFHEREIFEMFGVYFQGHPDNRRLLLPEDWADLPPLRKDFAIKGR, encoded by the coding sequence ATGAGTTCTGATTCTGAAACTGAACAAATAGAAACTACATCGGATGATCAACCTGAATCTGCTAAACCTGATTCTAAACCTGCAAAAGAAATTGAATTACCTAAATTTGAAAAAGATCTAGCCGATAAAATTGTTGAGAAATTTGGAACTAAAACAAAAATTGCATTTGTAAAACCTGATAGAGTTGGAATTAATGTAGGCAAGGACGACATTAAAGAAGTAGCTGAATTTCTACGAGATGCGCTGAATTTTGATCATGTAGAATCAGTATCAGGTGTAGATTACCCACAAGATAAAGAAATTGAAGTTGTTTATCATTTAGGTTCATACACTGATTCTTCATTGTCTAGACAAATTCTTGTATTAGCAACACGTGCTCAACGAGAAGAAAATCCGATTCCTGGAAACGATTCAACAAAACTTCCAAGTCTTAGAGAAATATTTTATAGTGTTGAATTTCATGAGAGAGAAATTTTTGAAATGTTTGGCGTTTACTTTCAAGGTCATCCTGATAATAGAAGATTGCTTCTCCCAGAAGATTGGGCAGATTTACCACCGTTAAGAAAGGACTTTGCAATTAAAGGTAGATAG
- a CDS encoding NADH dehydrogenase (quinone), whose amino-acid sequence MSVIAPNFKFSEFVKSILDNVFWILLLFTLIGIPAVQVILFYIEMPVINGELLTPFLALTWLADPSRTLPILKAFMTTDLFRIAAFPGFGFAALIAAGTIFIERKMLAKLQLRVGPFYCGKVEGILQLMGDGLKLISKEIIIPAKADKPIFWAAPVIFVATAAAFVALIPVAPGWVVADVDVGLLAVFAIIGFFPIITILSAWSSNSKFPFIGGIRALHQMVSFEIPLILSLLGVVILTGTLNLSEIVVSQTNFPWIIFLPIGAIIFFITILAELERIPFDLPEAESEIVAGWLTEFSGMIYGLVQLGTYLKLYAFAALFVVLFLGGWTGPMIWPPFPEEIITDGIVMGPITAKIPGLPVFSQEMLNGVVWFVLKTVGVIFFILLPRGVFPRIRIDMLLSLGWYKLIGLAFVNIFIALGLLYAGVLGPGGIL is encoded by the coding sequence ATGTCTGTTATTGCACCAAACTTCAAGTTTAGTGAGTTTGTAAAATCTATTTTAGATAATGTATTTTGGATTCTTTTACTTTTCACATTAATTGGCATTCCTGCAGTTCAAGTTATTTTATTCTATATTGAAATGCCTGTAATCAACGGCGAATTACTTACACCATTTCTTGCATTAACATGGTTAGCTGATCCTTCTAGAACTCTTCCAATTTTGAAAGCCTTCATGACTACTGATTTGTTTAGGATTGCAGCATTTCCTGGATTTGGATTTGCAGCATTAATTGCAGCTGGAACAATTTTTATAGAAAGAAAAATGTTAGCAAAACTCCAGTTACGTGTAGGTCCATTTTACTGTGGAAAAGTTGAAGGAATTTTACAATTAATGGGCGATGGACTCAAGTTAATCTCCAAAGAAATTATCATTCCTGCAAAAGCTGATAAACCAATTTTTTGGGCAGCACCTGTTATCTTTGTTGCAACAGCTGCTGCATTTGTAGCATTAATTCCGGTTGCTCCCGGTTGGGTTGTAGCAGATGTTGATGTTGGCTTATTGGCAGTATTTGCAATCATAGGATTCTTTCCCATAATAACAATTCTTTCTGCATGGTCATCAAACAGCAAATTTCCATTCATTGGAGGAATTAGAGCATTACATCAAATGGTTTCATTTGAAATCCCGTTAATTCTTTCATTATTGGGTGTAGTAATTCTTACAGGCACTCTAAATCTTTCTGAAATTGTTGTCAGTCAAACCAATTTCCCATGGATTATATTTTTGCCAATTGGTGCAATTATTTTCTTTATTACAATACTAGCTGAATTAGAAAGAATTCCATTTGATTTACCAGAAGCTGAAAGTGAAATTGTTGCGGGTTGGTTAACTGAATTTTCTGGAATGATCTACGGTCTTGTTCAATTGGGAACATACTTGAAACTTTATGCATTTGCAGCCTTGTTTGTTGTTTTATTCCTTGGTGGTTGGACTGGACCAATGATATGGCCTCCTTTCCCTGAGGAAATTATTACTGATGGAATAGTAATGGGCCCAATCACTGCTAAAATTCCTGGACTACCAGTGTTTTCACAGGAGATGTTAAATGGTGTAGTGTGGTTTGTACTTAAAACGGTAGGAGTGATCTTCTTTATTTTGTTGCCAAGAGGTGTTTTCCCAAGAATTAGAATTGATATGTTGCTAAGTCTTGGTTGGTACAAATTAATTGGATTAGCATTCGTTAACATCTTTATAGCACTCGGTTTGTTGTACGCTGGAGTCTTGGGACCTGGAGGAATATTGTAA
- a CDS encoding biotin/lipoyl attachment domain-containing protein, translated as MDYKIKDIEKTFDGEITQSLGNNEYVIKINDAEHQIKILKMDSKGIEFVLDQKYHRAKYLENSTNEMNLIIDNVPITINMHTDLDKIVFKHSGGASSSDTQLALKSQIPGKVVSIAVQEGDSVKQGDVVCTLESMKMQVAIKSHKNGSIKSIKIKIGGTVAKNDLVAEIE; from the coding sequence ATGGATTACAAAATAAAAGATATTGAAAAAACATTTGACGGCGAAATAACTCAAAGTCTTGGAAATAATGAATATGTGATAAAAATCAATGATGCTGAACATCAAATTAAAATTCTAAAAATGGATTCAAAAGGAATTGAATTTGTGTTAGATCAAAAATATCACAGAGCAAAATATCTTGAAAATTCAACAAATGAAATGAATCTCATTATTGATAACGTGCCAATTACAATCAACATGCATACTGATCTAGATAAAATTGTCTTCAAACATTCTGGAGGTGCAAGCTCTTCTGATACCCAATTGGCATTAAAGAGTCAAATTCCTGGAAAAGTTGTTTCAATTGCTGTACAAGAAGGTGATTCTGTAAAACAAGGAGATGTTGTTTGTACTTTAGAATCTATGAAAATGCAAGTTGCTATAAAATCTCACAAAAATGGCTCTATCAAATCTATTAAAATCAAAATTGGTGGAACAGTAGCGAAAAACGATCTTGTTGCCGAAATAGAATAA
- a CDS encoding alkyl hydroperoxide reductase/ Thiol specific antioxidant/ Mal allergen, producing MSVNVGDIAPNFELPDIDLKMRTLNEFKGKKIILSFFVAASSPICENEMCNFRDSWKEISNLGAQVVAISNDGPFANKAFAQKHNLNFPLLADYNSKTIRDYDVLMPHLLHIKDYNAAKRSVFIIMEDGKIGYKWISEDPLKEPNYEEIKKFLK from the coding sequence ATGTCAGTGAATGTTGGAGATATTGCACCTAATTTTGAACTTCCAGACATCGATCTTAAAATGAGGACTTTGAATGAATTCAAAGGAAAGAAGATTATTTTATCATTTTTTGTAGCGGCAAGCTCTCCCATATGTGAAAATGAGATGTGTAATTTCAGAGATTCATGGAAAGAGATCTCAAATCTTGGTGCGCAGGTAGTTGCGATAAGTAATGATGGTCCATTTGCAAATAAGGCATTTGCACAAAAACACAACTTAAATTTTCCACTATTAGCTGACTACAACAGTAAAACAATTAGAGATTATGATGTGTTAATGCCACATCTACTTCACATTAAAGATTACAATGCTGCAAAACGTTCAGTATTCATTATAATGGAAGATGGAAAAATTGGATACAAATGGATATCAGAGGATCCATTAAAAGAGCCTAATTACGAAGAAATTAAAAAATTCTTAAAATAA
- a CDS encoding ATP binding carbamoyl-phosphate synthase, L chain, whose translation MIEKVLIANRGEIALRVIKTCKALGIKTVAVYSDEDYNSLHVKQATEAYHIGEAAPAKSYLNQEKILETILSSGADAIHPGYGFLSENSDFTGKCEKNKINFIGPSSVSMELCGDKMQCKAAMLKAKVPTVPGSPGLVKDVEEALKIANDISYPVLLKSVFGGGGRGIRLVNNDKELREGFETVTSESISAVGKSAIIVEKFLQKTRHIEYQMARDKHGNAVHIFERECSIQRRNQKLIEQTPSPVVDQKTRDRIGELVVKASEAVDYTNLGTAEFLRADNGEFYFIEINARLQVEHPISELVSGLDFVKLQLDIANGEPLPFKQKDLKMNGYAIECRINAEDTFLDFAPSTGPVPDVTIPSGPSVRCDTYLYPGCTVSPFYDSLMAKLCTWGQTFEESRTRMLNALNDFYIQGVETSIPLYKTILNTDEYKSGSLSTDFLNRYKIIDRLKEDLKKEKIEKSDAALAAAIIYSEYFKSRVQNSTPDNSNWKNKLG comes from the coding sequence ATGATTGAAAAAGTTCTTATCGCAAATAGAGGAGAAATTGCTTTACGTGTAATTAAAACATGCAAAGCGCTTGGAATCAAAACTGTTGCAGTGTACTCTGATGAAGATTATAATTCGTTACATGTTAAACAAGCAACTGAAGCATATCATATTGGTGAGGCTGCTCCTGCAAAATCTTATCTGAATCAAGAAAAAATTCTTGAAACCATTTTATCTTCTGGTGCTGATGCTATTCATCCTGGCTATGGTTTTCTTTCAGAGAATTCTGACTTTACCGGCAAATGTGAAAAAAATAAAATAAATTTTATTGGTCCGTCATCTGTATCTATGGAACTTTGTGGCGATAAGATGCAGTGTAAAGCTGCTATGTTAAAGGCAAAAGTTCCAACAGTACCAGGTAGTCCCGGTCTTGTTAAAGATGTTGAAGAAGCATTAAAAATTGCAAATGATATCTCATACCCCGTATTATTAAAATCAGTTTTTGGTGGAGGTGGTCGTGGAATTAGATTAGTAAATAATGATAAAGAATTACGAGAGGGTTTTGAAACTGTTACAAGTGAGTCTATCTCTGCTGTTGGTAAATCTGCAATCATTGTTGAAAAATTTCTTCAAAAAACTAGGCATATTGAATATCAGATGGCTCGAGACAAACATGGTAATGCGGTTCATATCTTTGAAAGAGAATGCTCTATACAAAGACGTAATCAAAAACTCATAGAACAAACACCATCACCCGTAGTTGATCAAAAGACACGAGATAGAATAGGCGAATTGGTAGTAAAAGCATCAGAAGCTGTTGATTATACTAACTTGGGCACTGCAGAATTTCTCAGAGCTGATAATGGTGAGTTTTATTTCATTGAGATTAATGCTCGCTTGCAAGTTGAACATCCGATTTCTGAATTAGTTTCTGGTTTAGATTTTGTAAAACTTCAATTAGATATTGCTAATGGTGAACCACTTCCATTCAAACAAAAGGATCTAAAAATGAATGGGTATGCAATTGAATGTAGAATTAACGCAGAAGATACATTCTTAGATTTTGCTCCTTCTACAGGACCAGTTCCAGATGTGACAATTCCTTCTGGACCCAGTGTTAGATGTGATACATATCTGTATCCTGGATGTACTGTATCTCCTTTTTATGACTCTTTAATGGCTAAATTATGTACTTGGGGTCAAACATTTGAAGAATCTAGAACTAGAATGCTTAATGCATTAAATGATTTCTATATCCAAGGTGTTGAAACTTCAATTCCTCTTTACAAAACAATTCTAAATACAGATGAATACAAAAGTGGAAGTCTCTCTACCGATTTCTTGAATCGTTATAAAATTATTGATAGATTAAAAGAAGATCTTAAAAAAGAAAAAATAGAAAAAAGTGATGCTGCATTGGCAGCTGCAATTATTTATTCTGAATACTTTAAGAGCAGAGTACAAAATTCTACTCCTGATAACTCCAATTGGAAAAATAAATTAGGTTGA
- a CDS encoding NADH-ubiquinone/plastoquinone oxidoreductase chain 3 has product MFGFAVVAMAPALVISRMISPRRRSNPVKFLPMECGQVPSGEGRTHFMMQYYAYILMFVVFDVMAIFLYAWGSALLELPKSATLPIIGFLAIMFAAMAFALYQSGRRTIW; this is encoded by the coding sequence ATGTTTGGATTTGCGGTAGTAGCAATGGCCCCAGCACTTGTAATTTCTAGAATGATTTCTCCTCGAAGAAGAAGTAACCCTGTAAAATTTTTACCAATGGAATGTGGACAAGTTCCATCCGGTGAAGGACGTACTCATTTTATGATGCAGTACTATGCTTACATTTTGATGTTTGTTGTTTTTGATGTGATGGCGATTTTCTTATATGCATGGGGAAGTGCATTATTGGAACTTCCAAAATCTGCAACATTGCCAATAATTGGCTTCTTAGCAATTATGTTTGCAGCAATGGCTTTTGCATTGTATCAATCAGGGAGACGAACAATATGGTAG
- a CDS encoding NADH dehydrogenase (quinone): MTNELPPGLALQKVDERIMTLNVGPQHPGSGHMRIIVQIDGDFIVACDPDPGYVHRGEEKMAEYRNYITNIPHLERPVIHDSCNVLYPYVLGVEEILGIEVPERAKYVRVIASELNRCIYTMYWLAIYGIFLGHSTMFMWPAGDRELLIDLMEKMTGARVTHAHFVPGGVRNDLPPNFEDVCLRQVNYFEKRIKEYAAIFYDNPILIARTKDTGILSRQDAIRLGTTGSVLRASGVDYDLRKKEPYDVYDELDVHTNVMKEGDSYARSKVPWLDMLESCNIIRQALQKMPKSGSVRVKLKPNPKGKGLDTVYKRVESGRGSLGCYIVSDGKPEPYRVKMSVGSFRNLIALPYLLKGEKLGNMPSVYWSLNYWPVEADR; this comes from the coding sequence ATGACTAACGAATTACCGCCAGGACTTGCACTTCAAAAAGTAGATGAGAGAATTATGACTCTCAATGTAGGACCACAACATCCAGGTTCTGGACATATGAGAATTATCGTACAAATTGATGGTGACTTTATTGTTGCATGTGATCCTGATCCTGGCTATGTTCATCGTGGTGAAGAGAAGATGGCAGAATATAGAAATTATATTACAAATATTCCACATTTAGAAAGACCAGTAATTCATGATTCATGCAATGTTTTGTATCCTTATGTTTTGGGAGTTGAAGAAATTTTAGGAATTGAAGTTCCTGAACGTGCAAAATATGTTCGAGTAATTGCATCCGAACTTAATCGCTGTATTTATACCATGTATTGGCTTGCAATTTATGGAATATTTTTGGGTCATTCTACAATGTTTATGTGGCCTGCAGGTGATCGTGAACTCTTAATTGATCTAATGGAAAAAATGACTGGTGCAAGAGTCACACATGCTCATTTTGTACCTGGTGGAGTTAGAAATGATTTACCACCAAACTTTGAAGATGTTTGTTTACGTCAAGTTAACTATTTTGAAAAACGTATCAAAGAGTATGCCGCAATCTTTTACGATAACCCAATTTTAATTGCAAGAACTAAAGATACTGGTATACTATCACGACAAGATGCAATTAGACTTGGAACTACTGGTTCAGTACTTCGAGCAAGCGGTGTTGATTACGATCTCAGAAAGAAAGAGCCTTACGATGTCTATGATGAGTTAGATGTTCACACTAATGTTATGAAAGAAGGCGATTCTTATGCACGATCTAAAGTACCATGGCTTGATATGCTTGAAAGCTGTAACATAATTAGACAGGCATTACAAAAAATGCCAAAGTCTGGTTCTGTAAGAGTCAAACTAAAACCAAATCCAAAAGGTAAAGGACTTGATACTGTATACAAACGAGTAGAATCTGGTAGAGGCTCTTTAGGATGTTATATTGTATCTGATGGAAAACCAGAACCATATAGAGTAAAGATGAGTGTTGGTTCATTTAGAAACTTGATTGCATTACCATATCTTCTAAAAGGAGAAAAACTTGGAAACATGCCATCTGTATACTGGAGTCTTAATTATTGGCCTGTGGAGGCAGATCGATAA
- a CDS encoding NADH-quinone oxidoreductase, B subunit encodes MIKDLITPQNANVFVGKLGDILEKAIDKPLGYAINWGRIWSLWPVHIETACCSVEFGAASSPRYDVERFGIIEAFGSLRQCDLIVVQGTITRKMAPRLRLVYDQMPEPKYVIAMGACAITGGLYFDSYNVLPGIDGVLPVDVYVPGCPPRPETLIQGCMLLQEKIKRMKARKYV; translated from the coding sequence TTGATTAAAGATTTGATAACACCACAAAACGCAAATGTTTTTGTTGGAAAATTAGGTGATATTTTAGAAAAAGCAATTGATAAACCATTAGGATATGCCATCAACTGGGGTAGAATTTGGTCTCTGTGGCCTGTTCATATTGAAACAGCATGTTGTAGTGTTGAGTTTGGAGCAGCATCTAGTCCACGTTATGATGTTGAGAGATTTGGAATTATTGAGGCATTTGGTTCACTTAGACAATGTGATCTAATTGTAGTTCAGGGAACCATCACAAGAAAAATGGCACCACGTCTTCGTTTAGTTTATGATCAAATGCCTGAACCAAAATATGTTATTGCAATGGGTGCCTGTGCAATTACAGGTGGATTATATTTTGATTCATACAATGTACTTCCTGGTATTGATGGTGTTCTACCTGTAGATGTTTATGTTCCAGGTTGTCCACCTAGACCTGAAACTCTAATTCAAGGATGTATGTTACTTCAAGAAAAAATCAAGAGAATGAAAGCTAGGAAGTATGTATAA